GACTATACTGACCTAGTTGTTAATACATTGTTATATATATCACAGTTAAATGTAATAATCGAATTGTATCGCATCATCTCGTGTTTTCGGCTAATTTTTTGCTCGTTGAGAACCTTGAGGTGTAAAGATGAAGGAAGAACCACCGTGATGACTCAACGGTTTTCGGGGGATAAGCAAAAATTGCTAAGCATCCGCATCTAGAAGTATTTCTGGTATTATAAAAACGAGTGCCATTAGTGCAAATCTCCTCATCTTATCCTTCTGTCAAGCACACCAATTCACACAAAAAACGGTCCCCTCGGCTGAATAGATAATCGAAGGACAGGGATATTAAAACGATACCACTGTCACCGCTATAAGAAACTAAGCATAGGTAGGTTTCTATGTGCAAGCACTCTATCTCCCAATACACTTGCTCTGACTACATTTCTGACCACATCTGGAAGGCCAAATCGCATTAAGCGCCATCTGAATACAAATTAAATATATGACTTCAGACGAGGCAAAAAAGGCACGTTTTTGTTTACATGGCGGGCCAAGTTACGAAGGCTACTCCTTCGGGGCTCCTGTATCTGTCGGCGGCGAGGTGGTGTTCACTACCTCCCTCGTGGGCTATCCCGATTCGATGACAGATCCGTCATACAAGGGCCAGATATTGGTGTTCACCCAACCGCTTATTGGCAACTATGGCGTTCCAGATGGGTCAGTTAGGGACCAATACGGGCTGTTGAAGTACATGGAATCCAGCAAAGTCCACGTATCGGCAATTGTCGTCGCGGAGTATGCGTGGGAATACTCCCATTGGACGGCTGTACAGTCGCTAGGTGACTGGTGCAGGAAAGAGGGAGTTGCCGCCATCGGCGGCATAGATACGCGGGCTGTCGTGCAGTATCTACGTGAGAGTGGCTCTACTATGGGGAGGGTTGATGTCGAGGGTGCAGCTGCGTCTGCTCGCGTAGTCGATCCGTCAAAGGTAAACTTGGTGGCCCAGGTATCGACAAAGTCGCCCTTTTATATACCGGGAAAGCCTTCCAGGGTCAACTACGATGTAGCCCTAGTGGACTGTGGCGTGAAGGAAAATATACTGCGCTGTTTGGTAGTGAGAGGCGTGAACGTGACCGTATTCCCCTATGATTACGACGTCTGTTCAATAGCGCATCATTTTGACGGTGTATTTATTTCGAATGGTCCGGGGGACCCTATCCATTATCGTAATAGCACCGTGGCGAACCTGAGACGTCTATTGCAAGATCCcgacctgcagcaggtACCTATCTTTGGTATTTGTATGGGGCACCAGTTGCTTGCACTTGCTGCAGGTGCTTCAACCGTGAAGATGAAGTATGGGAACAGAGCTCACAATATTCCAGCTCTTGACCTAAGCACCGGTCAGTGCCATATAACTTCTCAGAACCACGGGTATGCGGTGGATGCAGCTACATTGCCCAGGGATGAATTTGTCCCATTGTTTGTTAACCTGAACGACAAGTCCAACGAAGGAATTATACATGTTTCGAGACCGATATACTCCACGCAGTTCCACCCTGAAGGAAAAGGGGGGCCGATGGATTGTTCGTTTTTGTTCGATGAATATGTTGAACGTATGCGGTGCTACCGGAAATTGTTCAGACAGGAACCATTTATACGGTTTCCTGTCATTGGTCTGCCAAAAGCCAGGGTTTTATGATCGGCAGTGGCCTGAGAGGTATACTTCAAGATATGTGATATGAGTTATTGTATGCCTATATGTGCGTTCTCAAGTACACTGTTTTCAGTAATTGCAGCAAGTAGTGTATGATATGTCATTTATACGTGTAGTTATCTGCCATTCCAAACTTGATAAGGTGATGGCGGATCTTTACCAACCTTTCAAAATTCGGATACCTAAGACGGCTTCCGTTAGTCTTGCGGAGTGCACTTATAATGTCACCGAGTTCGGCTAGTGCACTGGTACAGCTCCATCTTAGATAAACCATAGATACGGCCAAGACGGAGAGTTCCGGCCAGAGTTCCTTCCTGTCAAACCAATACTTTACTATATTTTCCTTAGCGCCCACTTTAACCTGCGCCAATGGGGGTCTCGTTAAGTAGGCTACGAATTCCGTATCTGCAACATAGTTAGCTTCACCCTTTACATCTTCGTGATTAACATAGAATGTAAGGTAAGAAAAGACCAGATCCTTATAGATATCGGCGTGGTCAGGGAACATCCGTTCTATATAACTGAATTTTTTGGTTGGATTTAGAGTGATGGCTGTCCAAGGGAGTGGGTTAGTAAAGAAAGCATCAGAATAGTGATGAAAGATATTTTCGGTAGACATGATACACCTGAGCACAGCATCCTTTGCAGCAGTATCCAGGGCGGTGGGCGGGTTTAAGAATGAATAATCTATCCCATTGATTCTTTCAGCTAGACCCGTTTCCCAGAACAACCTCAATGCCGAATAGAAATTCTCCATTGATTCATAGAGGATGAAGTGAGAGGTGAGACCAGCACTATCCTTCTCGTTGAATGCCCTGAACAGAGCCGCCAGGGGATTTGATACTCTTATAAAGTATTCATACGCAAGCCATTCCATGTCCGTGCAGTTCACAGTCAGACTGAGACTATCACTTTCAAACATATACTTCCTGTCAAAAGCCCAATGACACCAGGCCATATAGCCCTCTTCGGTTTCTAAGAAAGCGGCAAAATCTGAAAACTCGTACACGAGGCCTGGAGGATTGATGGGGGCATCTGCAACAACAGAAAGTGGTAAAGTTTTACTTTCTGATTCCAAATCCAAATCCTTATTTTGACACTTAATAGTCCCATGCCAGGAGACAAGTTGTTTGAGCACAGTGTTTATCACTGGCTCACTTAATGCATGTCTGAACATAACAAACGACAGTACATCAACAACCATATTTGCAGAATTAATCAATCCTACCTTTGGTAATTCGTCGCAACAATACGGTGCAAGATCATCACTGGTGAGTGGCATATCAACGCTATTGACAATGAAACACAAAACGCTCTTATCTAGATGATACTTTTCCATAGTTTCGTGAAATATATTAGTCTTCTCGGTGCGATTATACGGGTTGGTTAGAGGAATGAATGCTATCAATTGTAGATTATCAGCCTTCCAGGAGTCATTCAGCCATGCAGTATAGAACTCACCTGAATTACGCCCAACCATCAACTGGGGCACAAAGCTTGCGAACATGCATAGATAAGTAGGCCCGTCCTTGGCTGGCGTATATACATCGACCAACACGCATATATAAGTCGTCTGCTGCGTATTAAGCACCAGGCTTTCTTCGCTGTAGAAGAAGACATCGCCAATCTCCCGCGTTAGATCGCTCATCGAAGCAATGTCCTTCAACTCATAATTGGTAACCAGTTTCCTCCAGCCCTTTGCTGTTACAATATTCAGTGGGACTTGTCCACGCGCAACAAGTCTAACTGCAATGAACTGTATCGGTCTTTCATTAAGGTAATCCAGATGGCTGCGAGACAACGCTA
This is a stretch of genomic DNA from Eremothecium gossypii ATCC 10895 chromosome VI, complete sequence. It encodes these proteins:
- a CDS encoding uncharacterized protein (Syntenic homolog of Saccharomyces cerevisiae YOR302W); this translates as MCKHSISQYTCSDYISDHIWKAKSH
- the CPA1 gene encoding carbamoyl-phosphate synthase (glutamine-hydrolyzing) CPA1 (Syntenic homolog of Saccharomyces cerevisiae YOR303W (CPA1)) yields the protein MTSDEAKKARFCLHGGPSYEGYSFGAPVSVGGEVVFTTSLVGYPDSMTDPSYKGQILVFTQPLIGNYGVPDGSVRDQYGLLKYMESSKVHVSAIVVAEYAWEYSHWTAVQSLGDWCRKEGVAAIGGIDTRAVVQYLRESGSTMGRVDVEGAAASARVVDPSKVNLVAQVSTKSPFYIPGKPSRVNYDVALVDCGVKENILRCLVVRGVNVTVFPYDYDVCSIAHHFDGVFISNGPGDPIHYRNSTVANLRRLLQDPDLQQVPIFGICMGHQLLALAAGASTVKMKYGNRAHNIPALDLSTGQCHITSQNHGYAVDAATLPRDEFVPLFVNLNDKSNEGIIHVSRPIYSTQFHPEGKGGPMDCSFLFDEYVERMRCYRKLFRQEPFIRFPVIGLPKARVL
- a CDS encoding AFR535Cp (NOHBY649; No homolog in Saccharomyces cerevisiae), which produces MNFYSGSFTLTYFEALIDPRPICKPTRYIHAFEDESDSWISRNCSCDRLDIFLDRGESAHFRNLALSRSHLDYLNERPIQFIAVRLVARGQVPLNIVTAKGWRKLVTNYELKDIASMSDLTREIGDVFFYSEESLVLNTQQTTYICVLVDVYTPAKDGPTYLCMFASFVPQLMVGRNSGEFYTAWLNDSWKADNLQLIAFIPLTNPYNRTEKTNIFHETMEKYHLDKSVLCFIVNSVDMPLTSDDLAPYCCDELPKVGLINSANMVVDVLSFVMFRHALSEPVINTVLKQLVSWHGTIKCQNKDLDLESESKTLPLSVVADAPINPPGLVYEFSDFAAFLETEEGYMAWCHWAFDRKYMFESDSLSLTVNCTDMEWLAYEYFIRVSNPLAALFRAFNEKDSAGLTSHFILYESMENFYSALRLFWETGLAERINGIDYSFLNPPTALDTAAKDAVLRCIMSTENIFHHYSDAFFTNPLPWTAITLNPTKKFSYIERMFPDHADIYKDLVFSYLTFYVNHEDVKGEANYVADTEFVAYLTRPPLAQVKVGAKENIVKYWFDRKELWPELSVLAVSMVYLRWSCTSALAELGDIISALRKTNGSRLRYPNFERLVKIRHHLIKFGMADNYTYK